Below is a window of Paramagnetospirillum magneticum AMB-1 DNA.
GGCCGATCTTCTGTCCCTGTCGCGTATCGAGCTGGACGAGCACTCGGCACCCAGCGAGGCGGTGGATCTCGCCCGGCTGGCCACCAGCGCCGCCGAGGCGCTGCGCCCCCTGGCCAGCCCGCGCGGCATGGACCTGGAGGTCACCCTGGCCGATGGCCTGCCCCCGGTGACCGGCCAGTCGGACCAGCTGGCGCAATTGCTGCAGAACCTGATGGAAAACGCCGTCAAATACGGCAATGACGGAACCACGGTCGAGGTCAGCGTCACCCTGGCCGGGGATCTGCCGGCGGGAGCGGGGGCGGCGTTGCGCGCCGGCCCGGTGGTCAAGCTGGCGGTGAAGGACCATGGCGAGGGCATCGCCGCCGAGCACCTGCCCCGCCTGACCGAGCGCTTTTACCGGGTGGACACGGCGCGCTCGCGCAAGATGGGCGGCACCGGCCTGGGACTGGCCATCGTCAAGCACATCGTCAGCCACCATCGCGGCCTGCTGGCCATCGACAGCCGCCCGGGCGAGGGCTCGACCTTCACGGTCTGGCTGCCGGCCGCACCAGCCTGAGATAGACCAGCAGGGACAGCAGCCCCATCACCGCCACCATGGCGGCCAGCGGCCGTGCCGAGCCGTCGTAGAGCGTCCCCACCAGCCAGCCGGCCACGGCGCCGCCGCTCATCTGGATGAAGCCCATGGCCGAGGAGGCAGCCCCCGCCGCGCGGGGAAAGGGCGCGATGGCGCCCGCCGTGGCATTGGGCAGCACCAGGGCGCAGGAGGCGAAGAACGCCATCACCGGCCCCATGATCATGACGATCCCCGCGATGCCGCCCGGCTTGGCCAGCCCCGACCACACCAGGGCGGCCAGGGTGACGCCGGCGATGGTGCAACCCAGGGTGCCGGTGAACACCATGCGTTCGATGCCGAAGCGGTGGGTGAGCCTGGCCCCGATGAACCCGCCCACCAGGAATCCGGCCGAGGCGAAGGCGAAGGCCAGGCCGAAATGGCGCGGCTCCATGCCCATGACGTCGATCAGCACGAAGCTGGACGCCGAGATGAAGCTGAACAGCCCGCCGAACGCCGCCGTCATGGTCAAGACATAGCCGAGGAACAGGCGGTGGGTCAGGATCTCGCGGTAGTTTTCCAGCATGCGGCCGAGATCGAGGGCGGCCGGGTCCTTGTGCTGGTTGGTCTCGCCCAGCATGCGCCAGACCAGCACCAGCAGGATGACGCCGAACAGGGCCAGCAGCAGGAAATTGGAGCGCCAGCCGAACAGGGTGTGGAACCAGCCGCCGACGGTGGGCGCCACCAGCGGGGCCAACGCCATGGCCGAGGCCATGTAGCTCATCACCTTGGCCGCCTGGTCGCGGGCATAAAGGTCGCGCACCACGGCGCGGCCCAGCACGGGCCCGCAGCAGGCGCCCACCGCCTGGAAGAACCGCCCGGCGATCAGGGCCTCGATGGAGGGGGCGAAGACGCAATAGACGCTGGCCACCACATAGATGGCGACACCGCCCAGCAGCAGCGGCCGCCGCCCGAAGCGGTCGGACAGCGGGCCATAGACCAGCTGCATGACGGCAAAGCCGCCGACGAAGGCCGACAGGGTCAACTGCACCATGGTGGTGGTGGTGGCCAGATCGCGGGCCATGTCGGGCAGCGAGGCGAGGTAAAGATCGGTGCAGACCGGCCCGAACGCCACCAGCAGGGTCAGCAGCACCGCCATGCGCCGCGAGGGTGATACGGTATTCAACAAGATCCCCCGTAACGGTGCAATTGCGGCCCGTGGCGTTTCAGCCAGTCGCGCGGTGCCTTGCAGTCTCCGGCCAGTCCTTCGACCAGCGCCCAGAAATCCGGGCCGTGATTCATCTCGGCCAGATGGGCCACCTCATGGGCGGCGACGTAACGGCCCACCCAGTCGGGGGCCATCACCAGCCGCCAGGAAAAGGACAAATCGCCCCGGGCCGAGCAACTGCCCCAGCGCGAGGTGGTGTCGCGCACCGAGATACGGCCGGGCTTGCGGCCCAAAAGGGTCGCCAACTGGCGGCAATGGTGGGCCATGACCACGCGGGCTTCGCCCTTCAGGAAATCCGCGACCCGGCGGGGCAGGCTTTCGGGAGGGCCGGAGACGTGGATCACCCCGTCCTCGGCCCACACGCCGCGCCGCGCCTGAGGCTCGTGGGTGATGCGATGGGCCACGCCCAGCAACGGCACTTCGCCGCCATGGGCGAAGGGGACGGGGCCGGGCAGAACGGCGAGGCGGCTTTCGACCCAGGCGGTCTGGCTGTTGGCGAAGCGCAGGGCCTCGCGCTCGGGCACCCCGTCGGGCAGCACCACCACCACCGACCCGCCGCCGGAATCGAGGCGCAGGCTCATCTTGCGCGCCCGGCCGGACCGCTTGACGACGAGGGGCAAGCTGCGCCCGTGGAGGTGGAGGAGAAAAGCGTGACCCATGGCCTCCTCATATCGTGATCGGGGCGAAGGAGACAAGCCCTGGTCTGGTCTTGCCCCCATGCGCCCCGTCTGCGACAGTCCGCCCATGACCAAGACACCCGCCATCATGCTGCAAGGCACCGGCTCGGATGTGGGCAAGTCGCTGCTGGCGGCGGGCCTGTGCCGGCTGTTCGCCCGCCAGGGACTGGCCGTGCGCCCGTTCAAGCCCCAGAACATGTCCAACAACGCCGCCGTGACGGCGGATGGCGGCGAGATCGGCCGCGCCCAGGCGCTGCAGGCCCGCGCGGCAGGCATCGAGCCCGGCTCGGACATGAATCCGGTGCTGTTGAAGCCGCAAAGCGAGACCGGTGCCCAGGTGGTGGTGCAGGGTAAGGTCGTCGCCAGCGCCACGGCGCGGGACTACCACGCCTTGAAGCCCACCCTGCTGCCCCGCGTGCTGGAAAGCTACGGCCGCCTCGCGGCGCAAGCCGACCTGATGGTGGTCGAAGGGGCGGGAAGCGCCGCCGAGGTCAATCTCCGCGCCGCCGACATCGCCAATATGGGGTTTGCCGAGGCCGCCGACTTGGCCGTCGTGCTGGTGGCCGATATCGACCGGGGCGGCGTCATCGCCTCCATCGTCGGCACCTGGGCCATCCTGCCGGAAGCCGAGCGGGCCCGGCTGAAGGGCTATGTCATCAACCGCTTCCGCGGCGATCCCGCGCTGTTCACTCCGGCGCTGGACATCATCCGCGACAAGACCGGGCTGGACTGCCTGGGCATCGTGCCCTGGTTCGCCGAGGCCGCCCTGCTGCCCGCCGAAGATTCCGCCTCGCTCGGCAAGGGGAAGGTGGGCGATGGAGCCGTGAAGATCGCCGTGCCGCGTCTTTCGCGCATCGCCAATTTCGACGATTTCGACCCTCTGGCCGCCGAGCCGGGGGTGAGTCTGGAGATGGTTGCGCCGGGGCGCCCGCTGCCCCTCGATGCCGATCTGATCATCCTGCCCGGGTCCAAATCCACCATCGCCGATCTGGAATTCCTGCGCGCCCAGGGCTGGGACATCGACATCCTGGCCCATGCCCGCCGGGGCGGCCGGGTGCTGGGCATCTGCGCCGGGTTCCAGATGCTGGGCCAAAGGGTTTCCGACCCCCTGGGCGTGGAAGGCCCGGCGGGCGGCGTGGCTGCCGGCCTGGGGCTGTTGCGGGTGGAGACGGTGATGGAGGGCGACAAGGTGCTGCGCCGCGCCGCCGGCACCGATGCTGCCGGTCATGGGGTGACGGGCTACGAGATGCATATGGGCCGCACCACCGGTCCCGATGCCGCCCGCCCGTTCCTCACCCTGGAGGGACGGCCCGACGGCGCGGTGTCGGCCGACGGGCGGATCATGGGCTGCTATCTGCACGGCCTGTTCGGCTCGGATTCCTTTCGCGCCGCCTTGCTGGGGCAGGGGAGCGGGCTGGCCTACGAGCCCATGGTCGACGGTGTGCTCGACCATCTCGCCGACCATCTGGAACGGCATCTGGACATGGGGCGGCTGCGGCTGATCTCAGGCCTGTAGCCACAGGGCCAGGATCACCAGCCCCACCTGAAGCAGGCAGGCCACCGTATAAAGATGCAAGGCCCGCTGAATGTCGGCGGGTTCCGCCCGGGCGCGGCCCGTTCCGATCCACTTTTCGTCCACGGTCAGCCCCGGATATTTGCGCGGCCCCCCCAGGGCCAGACCCAGGGCGCCGGCCGCCGCCGCCTCGGGCCAGCCGGAATTGGGCGAACGGTGATGGCGGGCATCCCTCAGCATGGTGACCAGGGCGCTCCACGGACGGCCCCTCGGCACGAAGGGCGCGGCGAGAACCAGCAGCAGCCCGGCCAGCCGGGCCGGGATCAGGTTCAGCAGGTCGTCCAGCCGGGCCGAGGCCATGCCGAAGGCCCGGTACTTGTCGTTGCGGTGGCCGATCATGGAATCGGCGGTGTTGATGGTCTTGTACAGCAGCAGGCCGGGCAGGCCGAGAATGGCGTACCAGAAGACCGGCGCCACTACCCCGTCGCCGAAATTCTCGGCCAGGCTTTCGATGGCGGCGCGGACCACTCCGTGGGAATCCAGGCTTTGCGGGTCGCGTCCCACGATGCGCGACACGGCGTAGCGCCCGGCCTCCAGCCCGCTGTCCTTCAGGGCCATGGCCACGTCGTAGACATGCTCGAACAGCGAGCGCTGGGCCAGCAGGGTGGCGGCGACGAAGACCTCGAACAGCCAGGCATGGGGCAGGGTGCGGGCCAGGAAGGCCATGATCGCGCCGAGTCCCAGGGCGCCGAGGCCGAGGCCCAGCGCCACCAGGATGCCGCGGCGGCGGCGGTCGGCCTCGGACCGATCCGGCCGGTTCAGGCGGCGGTCCAACAGGCCGATAACGCGCCCGATCAGCACCACCGGGTGGGGCAGGATGCGGAACAGCGGCCCCATCTCGCCCAGGGTGGCGTCGACGGCCATGGCCATGAACAGCAGCATCAGCCCGTCGGGCGCGTGGGTGGAATGCATGAACAGCGGAAACATGGAGCCAAGATTGTCGGGGCGGGCGAGCCCCGTCAACCGGGATGATTTGGCTGGAATCGTTCGGGCTCTCCCGCCTATAGTCCGCGCTTCAAACCGGCCGGAGGCATGGACCAGCCGGGCGGCTCGAAGGCAAGGACCAGGGCGAGATGAGCGAGAAGATCGGTGTGATGTTATGCGGCCACGGCAGCCGCGATGTGGATGCCATCCGGGAATTCCAGGCGCTGGCCGGGCATCTGACCCGGCGCCTGCCCCAATACGAGGTGGAGTCCGGTTTCCTGGAATTCGCCACCCCCATCATCCGCACCAGCCTCGATGCCCTGAAGGCCAAGGGCGTGTCGCGCATCCTGGCGGTGCCGGGCATGCTGTTCGCCGCCGGTCACGTGAAGAATGACCTGCCGTGGGAGATCAACTCCTTTGCCGCCGAGAATCCCGGCCTGCCCATCACCTTCGGCCGTGAACTGGCCATCGACACCAAGCTGCTGGCCGCGGCGCGGGCCCGCATCGAGGAGGCCGAGGCCGCCTCGAACGTCGCCATCGAGCGCAAGGACACCTTGCTGCTGGTGGTGGGGCGCGGCACCAACGACCCCGACGCCAATTCCAATATCGCCAAGGTGGCGCGCATGCTGTGGGAAGGCATGGGCTTCGGTTGGGCCGAGATCGCCTTTTCCGGCGTGGCCTATCCCCTGGTGGACCAGGCCCTGGAGCGGGTGACCCGGCTGGGCTACAAGCGGGTCGTCGTCTTCCCGTATTTCCTGTTCACCGGCATCCTGGTCAAGCGCATCTACGAGTGGACCGATCAAGCCGCCGCTGCCCATCCCGGAATCGAGTTCCTCAAGGCGCCTTACCTCAACGACCACCCCCTGGTGATCGACAGCTTCGTCGAGCGGGTGGGGGAAATCCTCGACGGCTCGCCCGCCATGAACTGCTCGCTCTGCAAGTACCGCGAACAGGTGGTGGGCTACGAGGCCTCGGTCGGCGCCGTCCAGGCCGGGCATCACCACCATGTGCGCGGCATCGGCACCGACGAGGATCACGGCCATCATCATGACCACGGTCACGGGCATGATCACGATCATGGTCACCATCACGGCCACGGTCACGCCTACCGCCCCCACCGTCACGACTGAGGCGTTCCATGGGCGCCTGGATCAGTGACCCCGCCGAAATCTACCGCCAAAGCTTCGCCACCATCCGGGCCGAGGCCGATCTGGCCCGCATGCCCACCGATCTGGCCGATCTGGCGGTGCGGGTGGTGCATGCCTGCGGCATGACCGACATCGCCGCCGATCTGGCCTGGAGCGAGGGCGCCGGCCAAGCGGGGGCCGAGGCGCTGCGGCGCGGCGCTCCCATCCTGGTGGATGCCGAGATGGTGGCCCACGGCATCATCCGGCGCAATCTGCCCGCCGACAACCGGGTGATCTGCACCCTGAACGAGGTGACCCAGGCCGAGGCCAAGGCGGCGTCCACCACCCGTTCGGCCCTGGGGGTCGAGAAGTGGCTGCCCCATCTGGGCGGCGCGGTGGTGGCGGTGGGCAATGCCCCTACCGCCCTGTTCCGGCTGCTGGAACTGGTCGAGGCGGGCGCCCCCCGCCCGGCGGTGATCCTGGGCTTCGCCGTGGGCTTCGTCGGTGCGGTGGAGAGCAAGGACGCCCTGATCGCCTCGGGCCTGCCCCATGTGGCGCTCAAGGGCCGCCGGGGCGGCAGCGCCATGGCGGCGGCAGCGGTCAACGCCCTGGCGGGGGGATTGAAATGAGCCTTTCCGCCCTGTCATCCCGAGCCTGGCGAGGGATCTCCGCTTGGCGGGGCGGTGCCCATGCTGAAAAGCCGTACCAGGATGAGATCCCTCCTCCCGTTGGTCGTCGGGATGACATGCCTTGGGAGACGCTTCCATGATCACCGTGATCGGCATCGGCGAGGACGGTCTCGACGGTCTTTCCGCCGCAGCCCGGACTCTGGTCGATGGCGCCGAGGTGCTGGTGGGCGGTGCCCGCCATCTGGCGATGATTCCCGCCAATGGTGCCGAACGGCTGACCTGGGCCTCGCCCTTCGCCGACAGCCGCACCCTGCTGGAAGCCCGCGCCGACAAGCGCATGGTGGTGCTGGCCAGCGGCGAGCCCCTGTGGTTCGGCGCCGCTGTCACCCTGACGGGCTGGTTCGGGGCCGACCGGGTGAGCGTGGTTCCCCATCCCGGCGCCTTTTCCCTGGCCTGCGCCCACTTGGGCTGGGCCATGCAGGATTGCCTGTTCCTCACCATTCACGGCCGGCCGCTGGACTCCCTGGCGCCGCATCTGGCTCCGGGCCGGCGTCTGCTGATCCTGGCCGAGGATCGGACCAGTCCGGCCAAGGTGGTGGCCTTGTTGGCTCAGCATGGATACGGGGCCAGCCCGGTGGTGGTGCTGGAGAATCTGGGCGGAGCGGCCGAGCGGATCACCGATGTTTCCGGCTGCGCCTCGGATCTCTGCGTGGTGGCGGTGGAGTGCCGTCTGGACCGGGGCGTCCGGCCCCTGTCCACCGTGCCGGGCCTGCCCGACGAGGCCTTCGAGCACGACGGGCAATTGACCAAGCGCGATATCCGCGCCGCGACCCTGGCCGCCCTGGCACCCCTGCCCGGTCAGGTGCTGTGGGACGTGGGGGCGGGCTGCGGCTCCATCGCCATCGAGTGGATGCGGGCCGGCGGACAAGCCGTGGCCATCGAGAGCAAGCCCGAGCGCCTGGACCGCATCGCCCGCAACGCGGCGCGCCTGGGCGTGCCGGGACTGGAGATCATCGCCGGCCGGGCGCCCGATGCGCTGCCCCTGGACCGCGAGCCGCCCGACGCCATTTTCGTGGGCGGCGGGGTGTCCGAGGCCGGGCTGCTGGATATCTGCTGGTCGGCCCTGGGGCGCGGCGGGCGGCTGGTGGCTAATGCGGTGACCATGGAGGGCGAGGCGGCGCTGGTCGCCCTGTTCGGCCTGCACGGCGGCGAGATGACCCGGCTGTCCGTGGCCCATCTCGACCGGGTGGGCGGCTTCCACGCCTGGCATCCGGCCATGCCGGTGACCCGCTATGTGGGGTGGAAGAAATGAGCGCCACCCTCTACGGCATCGGCATCGGCCCCGGTGATTCGGAGCTTCTGACCCTCAAAGCGGTGCGCCTGATCGCCGAAGTTCCGGTGCTGGCCTGGCCGGCGCCGCTGGAAGGGGACGGGCTGGCGCGCACCATCGCGGCGCCGCATATTCCGGCGGGCAAGACAGAGATTGCCATCCGCATGGGCTTCACCGTGGACCGTGACGGCACCGAAGCGGCCTATGACCGGGCGGCGGAAGAAATCGCCGCCCATCTGGACGCGGGCCGCGACGTGGCGGTGCTGTGCGAGGGCGACCCATTCTTCTTCGGCTCGTTCATCTACCTGTTCGCCCGCCTGTCGCCCCGCTTCCCCGTCGAGGTGGTGCCCGGCGTGTCGTCCATCATGGCCGCCGCCGCCGATCTGCAGGCGCCGCTTTGCGCCTGGGATGACGGCGTGGCCGTCATTCCCGCCACCCGTACCGAGGCCGAGATCGAGGCGGCGCTGGCGGCTTCGGACGCCGCGGTGATCATGAAAGTGGGCCGCCACCTGCCCAAGGTCCGGGGCGTGCTGCAGCGCCTGGGCCTGTGGGACAAGGCCCGCATCGTGGAAAGGGTCGGTCTGCCGGGCCGCCGCGCCCACGACCCGGCCACCGTGACCGAGCTTCCCTATTTCTCCCTCATCCTGGTGCACCGCAGAGGAAACGCATGGCTTTGAACATTGCCCTGGTGGTGGTGACCCCCGCCGGACTGGAAACCGCCCGCGCCATCAAGGCCGTGCTGCCCGGTGCCTCGATCCACGGCCTGATCGGCCGGGTGGAGGGCGATGTGGGGTTCCAGGACACCGGCGCCCATCTGCGCGCCCTGTTCGCGGCGCGTACGCCGATCATCGGCATCTGCGCCGCCGGCATCCTGATCCGTGCCTTGGGGCCGGTGCTGGGCGACAAGCATTCCGAGCCGCCGGTCCTGGCCGCCGGCGTGGACGGCTCGTCGGTGGTGCCGCTGCTGGGCGGCCATCACGGCGCCAATGCCCTGGCCCGCCAGATCGCCCATGCCCTGGATGTCCGTCCCGCCCTGACCACCGCCGGGGAACTGGCGCTGGGCGTGGCGCTGGATGACCCGCCGCCCGGTTGGCGGGTGGGCAATCCGGACGCGGCCAAGTCGGTGACCGCCGCTTTGCTGGCCGAGGAGGCGGTGGCGCTGGAGGTGGAGGCGGGAGACGTCGCCTGGCTGGACGGCCTGCCCTTCGTGGAAAAGGCCGAGCACACCATCCGGGTGACCGACCGGTCGGTCGAATTCGATGATCACGAACTGGTGCTGCATCCTCCGACCCTGACGCTGGGCGTGGGGTGCGAGCGCAATGCCTCGGCACAGGAGCTGATCGCCCTGGTCAAGGACGTGATGGCCCAGGAGGCGTTGTCGCCCAAATCCATCGCCTGTGTCGCCAGTATCGATCTCAAGGCCGATGAGGCGGCGG
It encodes the following:
- a CDS encoding cobyric acid synthase, which produces MTKTPAIMLQGTGSDVGKSLLAAGLCRLFARQGLAVRPFKPQNMSNNAAVTADGGEIGRAQALQARAAGIEPGSDMNPVLLKPQSETGAQVVVQGKVVASATARDYHALKPTLLPRVLESYGRLAAQADLMVVEGAGSAAEVNLRAADIANMGFAEAADLAVVLVADIDRGGVIASIVGTWAILPEAERARLKGYVINRFRGDPALFTPALDIIRDKTGLDCLGIVPWFAEAALLPAEDSASLGKGKVGDGAVKIAVPRLSRIANFDDFDPLAAEPGVSLEMVAPGRPLPLDADLIILPGSKSTIADLEFLRAQGWDIDILAHARRGGRVLGICAGFQMLGQRVSDPLGVEGPAGGVAAGLGLLRVETVMEGDKVLRRAAGTDAAGHGVTGYEMHMGRTTGPDAARPFLTLEGRPDGAVSADGRIMGCYLHGLFGSDSFRAALLGQGSGLAYEPMVDGVLDHLADHLERHLDMGRLRLISGL
- a CDS encoding multidrug effflux MFS transporter, whose amino-acid sequence is MLNTVSPSRRMAVLLTLLVAFGPVCTDLYLASLPDMARDLATTTTMVQLTLSAFVGGFAVMQLVYGPLSDRFGRRPLLLGGVAIYVVASVYCVFAPSIEALIAGRFFQAVGACCGPVLGRAVVRDLYARDQAAKVMSYMASAMALAPLVAPTVGGWFHTLFGWRSNFLLLALFGVILLVLVWRMLGETNQHKDPAALDLGRMLENYREILTHRLFLGYVLTMTAAFGGLFSFISASSFVLIDVMGMEPRHFGLAFAFASAGFLVGGFIGARLTHRFGIERMVFTGTLGCTIAGVTLAALVWSGLAKPGGIAGIVMIMGPVMAFFASCALVLPNATAGAIAPFPRAAGAASSAMGFIQMSGGAVAGWLVGTLYDGSARPLAAMVAVMGLLSLLVYLRLVRPAARP
- a CDS encoding sirohydrochlorin chelatase: MSEKIGVMLCGHGSRDVDAIREFQALAGHLTRRLPQYEVESGFLEFATPIIRTSLDALKAKGVSRILAVPGMLFAAGHVKNDLPWEINSFAAENPGLPITFGRELAIDTKLLAAARARIEEAEAASNVAIERKDTLLLVVGRGTNDPDANSNIAKVARMLWEGMGFGWAEIAFSGVAYPLVDQALERVTRLGYKRVVVFPYFLFTGILVKRIYEWTDQAAAAHPGIEFLKAPYLNDHPLVIDSFVERVGEILDGSPAMNCSLCKYREQVVGYEASVGAVQAGHHHHVRGIGTDEDHGHHHDHGHGHDHDHGHHHGHGHAYRPHRHD
- a CDS encoding precorrin-8X methylmutase, producing the protein MGAWISDPAEIYRQSFATIRAEADLARMPTDLADLAVRVVHACGMTDIAADLAWSEGAGQAGAEALRRGAPILVDAEMVAHGIIRRNLPADNRVICTLNEVTQAEAKAASTTRSALGVEKWLPHLGGAVVAVGNAPTALFRLLELVEAGAPRPAVILGFAVGFVGAVESKDALIASGLPHVALKGRRGGSAMAAAAVNALAGGLK
- the cobI gene encoding precorrin-2 C(20)-methyltransferase, producing MSATLYGIGIGPGDSELLTLKAVRLIAEVPVLAWPAPLEGDGLARTIAAPHIPAGKTEIAIRMGFTVDRDGTEAAYDRAAEEIAAHLDAGRDVAVLCEGDPFFFGSFIYLFARLSPRFPVEVVPGVSSIMAAAADLQAPLCAWDDGVAVIPATRTEAEIEAALAASDAAVIMKVGRHLPKVRGVLQRLGLWDKARIVERVGLPGRRAHDPATVTELPYFSLILVHRRGNAWL
- a CDS encoding M48 family metallopeptidase, whose amino-acid sequence is MPLVVKRSGRARKMSLRLDSGGGSVVVVLPDGVPEREALRFANSQTAWVESRLAVLPGPVPFAHGGEVPLLGVAHRITHEPQARRGVWAEDGVIHVSGPPESLPRRVADFLKGEARVVMAHHCRQLATLLGRKPGRISVRDTTSRWGSCSARGDLSFSWRLVMAPDWVGRYVAAHEVAHLAEMNHGPDFWALVEGLAGDCKAPRDWLKRHGPQLHRYGGSC
- a CDS encoding bifunctional cobalt-precorrin-7 (C(5))-methyltransferase/cobalt-precorrin-6B (C(15))-methyltransferase, producing MITVIGIGEDGLDGLSAAARTLVDGAEVLVGGARHLAMIPANGAERLTWASPFADSRTLLEARADKRMVVLASGEPLWFGAAVTLTGWFGADRVSVVPHPGAFSLACAHLGWAMQDCLFLTIHGRPLDSLAPHLAPGRRLLILAEDRTSPAKVVALLAQHGYGASPVVVLENLGGAAERITDVSGCASDLCVVAVECRLDRGVRPLSTVPGLPDEAFEHDGQLTKRDIRAATLAALAPLPGQVLWDVGAGCGSIAIEWMRAGGQAVAIESKPERLDRIARNAARLGVPGLEIIAGRAPDALPLDREPPDAIFVGGGVSEAGLLDICWSALGRGGRLVANAVTMEGEAALVALFGLHGGEMTRLSVAHLDRVGGFHAWHPAMPVTRYVGWKK
- the cbiB gene encoding adenosylcobinamide-phosphate synthase CbiB, whose amino-acid sequence is MFPLFMHSTHAPDGLMLLFMAMAVDATLGEMGPLFRILPHPVVLIGRVIGLLDRRLNRPDRSEADRRRRGILVALGLGLGALGLGAIMAFLARTLPHAWLFEVFVAATLLAQRSLFEHVYDVAMALKDSGLEAGRYAVSRIVGRDPQSLDSHGVVRAAIESLAENFGDGVVAPVFWYAILGLPGLLLYKTINTADSMIGHRNDKYRAFGMASARLDDLLNLIPARLAGLLLVLAAPFVPRGRPWSALVTMLRDARHHRSPNSGWPEAAAAGALGLALGGPRKYPGLTVDEKWIGTGRARAEPADIQRALHLYTVACLLQVGLVILALWLQA